In Halomarina salina, one DNA window encodes the following:
- the eno gene encoding phosphopyruvate hydratase: MTLITEVRLRRILDSRGNPTVEADVTTESGGFGRAAAPSGASTGEYEAIELPAEEAIANARELAVPRLEGQVYAGDQRSVDFVLREADGTDDFSEIGANSAVAISMAAAKAAADMLGAPLYQHLGGAFRGDEFPTPLGNVIGGGEHAADATDIQEFLAAPVGAPSVADAVFANAAVHGAARDVLADRGEAAAKGDEGAWAPSIDDAEAFDVMEEAVSRVEEEVGFEIRFGLDVAAAEMFEDGSYVYSDTERSPDEQVEYVADLVDEYDLAYVEDPLDEDDYEGFAALTERVGENCLVCGDDLFVTNVERLETGIEEGAANSILVKPNQIGTLSDAFDAIELARDNGYDAVVSHRSGETEDTTIAHLAVATAAPFIKTGAVGGERTAKLNELIRIEENA; the protein is encoded by the coding sequence GTGACGCTCATCACCGAGGTGCGACTCCGTCGCATCCTGGACTCGCGGGGTAACCCGACGGTCGAGGCCGACGTCACCACCGAGAGCGGTGGGTTCGGCCGGGCGGCCGCTCCGTCCGGAGCGTCGACCGGCGAGTACGAGGCCATCGAACTGCCGGCCGAGGAGGCCATCGCGAACGCCCGCGAACTCGCCGTCCCTCGACTGGAGGGGCAGGTGTACGCGGGCGACCAGCGGTCGGTCGACTTCGTCCTGCGCGAGGCCGACGGCACCGACGACTTCTCGGAGATCGGTGCGAACAGCGCCGTCGCCATCTCGATGGCGGCCGCGAAGGCCGCCGCCGACATGCTCGGCGCGCCGCTGTACCAGCACCTCGGTGGTGCCTTCCGGGGCGACGAGTTCCCGACGCCGCTGGGCAACGTCATCGGCGGTGGCGAACACGCCGCCGACGCGACCGACATCCAGGAGTTCCTGGCCGCGCCGGTCGGCGCACCGAGCGTCGCCGACGCGGTGTTCGCCAACGCGGCCGTCCACGGTGCCGCTCGCGACGTCCTCGCCGACCGTGGCGAGGCCGCCGCGAAGGGCGACGAGGGCGCGTGGGCACCCTCCATCGACGACGCGGAGGCGTTCGACGTGATGGAGGAGGCCGTCTCGCGGGTCGAGGAGGAGGTCGGCTTCGAGATCCGGTTCGGCCTGGACGTGGCCGCCGCCGAGATGTTCGAGGACGGGTCGTACGTCTACTCGGACACCGAGCGCTCGCCCGACGAGCAGGTCGAGTACGTGGCGGACCTGGTCGACGAGTACGACCTCGCCTACGTCGAGGACCCGCTCGACGAGGACGACTACGAGGGGTTCGCCGCGCTCACCGAGCGGGTGGGCGAGAACTGCCTCGTCTGTGGCGACGACCTGTTCGTCACGAACGTCGAGCGTCTCGAGACGGGCATCGAGGAGGGTGCGGCCAACAGCATCCTCGTCAAGCCGAACCAGATCGGGACGCTGTCGGACGCGTTCGACGCCATCGAACTGGCGCGCGACAACGGGTACGACGCGGTCGTCTCCCACCGGAGCGGCGAGACGGAGGACACGACCATCGCACACCTCGCCGTGGCGACGGCCGCCCCGTTCATCAAGACGGGCGCGGTCGGCGGCGAGCGAACAGCGAAGCTGAACGAACTCATCAGAATCGAGGAAAACGCATGA